From the Polaribacter tangerinus genome, the window TCATATGGTTGTCGATTTTATAGCCCATAATTTGCTTAGAATAAGCATCTGTAACTAAGGCTAAATAGTTGTGCCCGTTTTCGGTTTTAATGTATGTGATATCGCTTACCCAAAGTTGTTCTGGTCGAGTAGGAACGTGGTCTTTCACTAGGTTTTTATATTTTTTGTACATATGATTAGAGTTTGTTGTTGTGATGTAATTTTTTGTTTTAGGAACAAGTAGCTTATTAAGTCTTAAGAAGCGATAGAACTTATCTCTACCAATTTTAATGTCAGCGTTAATAAAGTCTTGTTTAAGTTCGGTGTGAAGTTTTATTCCACCAGTTTTGGAGCCTACTTTTTTACGGTAGTCTTTAACCATTTTAATAAGTTTTTGATGATCTATTTGTTGTTTTTGTTGGGCTTTGAGTCTTTTGTAGAAGGCTTGTTTAGATATCCCAAAACATCCATAGAACCACATTCTTTTAAACGGTTTTTCTTTTTTAGTTCTATCTCTTTTGCTAATGTTTTGGGCAACGACTTTTTTGACATATCGACTCCTGTAATAAGTTCCATATCAGCAATGATATCTTGCTGAAAGTCTTTTTGAAACTCTAGTTCTTCAATCTTTCCCTTAAGTTTTTTAATTTCCTTGTCTTTACTCATACCGTTGTTTTGTTGTACTAAGGTACTGTATTTTCTCAACCAATAGGTAATGGTTGTTCTGGGAACATCATACTTTTTAGAGGCAAAGTTTGTAGATATCTGACCGTTTAAGATTTGGTCAACGACTAAAAGTTTGGTCTCTAATGTTGCTTTTTGGTAGCTTTTTTTTAGCCAGTGTTCTTTTTGTGGTTTCATAAGTGACTGTAATTAAATAATTAATTTTTAGTCAACCTATTTCAGGAAAGTACATTTTTTTAATTACCTACAACGGTGTTGTATAAGATTAGTTGCGTGGTTTAAGCACTAAAGTTAGCAAATAAATCACAGATAGAAAGTCCGCGAGGACTTTCGTAAATTGGCTAAAACCAGCAATTAATTTTATACGGTGTTGGCAACAGTTTTTGTTTTTAATTTCCTTCTCCAATATACAATATAAATTGTTCCTAAAATTGATGGTAAAGTCCAAGCAATCAGATTTCCAATTCCTAATCCAGCAACTATAAATGCGGTAATTGAGGCAATAAATACTCCAATCATTTTTCCGATATGATTTGACAGCCATCCATTTTTTGTTTTCTCAACATTTTTATAAAAAATAAAATCCCTAATTGTCAATGAAAGTCCAAAGCCACCAAAGAAAACAAATAATAGATATGTCGAATTTCCTTTAATCATACCATAAGTGCCAAATAAAATCATAAGTATTGATAGTGTTAACATACTTCCAGATATGATTTTATCAATCGGTTTTGCAAGTTTCTTGCTTTTTGATTTAAAAGTCAAAATTTGATTTCCAGAAATAACTAAATAAATAGTGAATAATCCAATTAGAAAAAGAAATATATTTTCGTGATTAGGTAGCCAAGAAATTGGCATTGAGATTAGAGAACTTATTATCATTCCGATTGAAAATAATTTTCCCATTTTTTTATGAGGTTTACTTCCTTTTTTCACAATTATACTTCCAATTCCTGTCACTAATCCAAGTCCACCAAAAAATGCGTGGATATAAATCAAAATTTTTATCGTTTCTTCCATCTGTTTTTT encodes:
- a CDS encoding IS3 family transposase, with the translated sequence MWFYGCFGISKQAFYKRLKAQQKQQIDHQKLIKMVKDYRKKVGSKTGGIKLHTELKQDFINADIKIGRDKFYRFLRLNKLLVPKTKNYITTTNSNHMYKKYKNLVKDHVPTRPEQLWVSDITYIKTENGHNYLALVTDAYSKQIMGYKIDNHMRTSLCTEALAMAIKNRKYPNQKLIHHSDRGFQYCNPKYTEFAESNGITMSMTEQYDPYENAVAERINRTLKYEYGLKQTIKNTHLAQKMTKQAVHIYNNLRLHYSLALRNPAEVHLNPNIKYKSYRKNNVNLPEIKI
- a CDS encoding helix-turn-helix domain-containing protein, encoding MKPQKEHWLKKSYQKATLETKLLVVDQILNGQISTNFASKKYDVPRTTITYWLRKYSTLVQQNNGMSKDKEIKKLKGKIEELEFQKDFQQDIIADMELITGVDMSKKSLPKTLAKEIELKKKNRLKECGSMDVLGYLNKPSTKDSKPNKNNK